A region of Paenibacillus sp. 37 DNA encodes the following proteins:
- a CDS encoding response regulator encodes MLKVLLVDDEMYVRKGLYELINWMDLNMEIIGEAENGAEALNLIEYLQPDVIITDIRMPILDGLELIRAVEKMPHLEPVFIIISGYHDFKYAQQAIRYGVHDYILKPIDDEELTATLQKSANLICNKRKHILLAEGQASNIMLEDVIKGHVQKEDEHRYAEMLGINRNSSLLMTLIELQTGLDEIKITIEQLREAVHSLESNLCKMFISEQQRGTFALLLLWPDHHQGGLALQDKLHNIHITLSKRFNLDIGLYAGTLVKEIGDVPQSLMAAEEAAKHKYAETGGVVRYTEIKDKSLFVFNVYQDEVDHLILSLEEGNRPAYHKIVEEKFKLFHMNRFSPQAVSGSLLRCITGILAVVHEMGGNDEGLQQLKELAQQSHEGWNLRLLKNAFLTALEEAEDYVSQLRMERSKGDISKIKRYIDANYTENINLKSIAALFYMNPVYLGRLFRKSYNQYFNDYLLNLRIHEAKKLLRQTDLRMYEVAARVGFQNADYFVTQFEKLVKLSPTEYRNLLMGNEQRGAQCQDGT; translated from the coding sequence ATGTTAAAAGTATTACTGGTAGATGACGAGATGTATGTACGAAAGGGGCTGTATGAACTCATAAATTGGATGGATCTTAACATGGAGATTATCGGAGAGGCAGAGAACGGTGCAGAGGCATTAAATCTGATTGAATACCTGCAACCAGACGTGATTATAACAGATATCCGTATGCCAATCCTGGATGGACTGGAACTGATACGTGCCGTTGAGAAAATGCCACATCTGGAACCTGTGTTCATTATCATCAGTGGTTATCATGACTTCAAATATGCACAGCAGGCAATCAGGTACGGCGTTCATGACTATATCCTCAAGCCTATTGATGATGAAGAACTGACAGCGACGTTGCAGAAGTCCGCTAATCTGATTTGCAATAAAAGAAAACATATTCTTTTGGCTGAGGGGCAGGCGAGTAACATCATGCTGGAGGATGTGATCAAAGGCCATGTACAGAAGGAAGATGAACATCGATATGCCGAGATGCTTGGGATCAATCGTAACTCCAGTCTGCTCATGACTTTGATTGAACTTCAGACCGGATTAGATGAAATTAAAATTACCATTGAACAGCTGCGTGAAGCAGTACATTCTCTGGAGAGTAATTTATGCAAAATGTTCATCAGTGAGCAACAACGCGGGACGTTTGCTTTATTACTGTTGTGGCCTGATCATCATCAAGGGGGCTTGGCGTTACAGGATAAACTGCATAATATTCATATAACACTGAGCAAAAGGTTTAACCTGGATATCGGTCTTTATGCAGGAACACTCGTCAAAGAAATTGGTGATGTCCCACAATCCCTTATGGCGGCTGAAGAAGCAGCCAAGCATAAATATGCTGAAACTGGTGGTGTCGTACGTTATACGGAGATCAAGGACAAATCGCTGTTTGTTTTCAATGTATACCAGGACGAGGTGGATCACTTAATTTTAAGCCTGGAAGAGGGGAATAGGCCTGCTTACCACAAGATTGTAGAAGAGAAATTCAAATTGTTTCATATGAATCGGTTTTCTCCTCAGGCTGTATCGGGTTCTCTTTTGCGTTGTATAACGGGTATTCTCGCTGTGGTCCACGAAATGGGTGGTAATGATGAAGGGTTGCAGCAGCTGAAGGAGCTGGCACAACAAAGTCATGAAGGTTGGAATTTACGACTATTGAAGAATGCTTTTCTCACCGCGCTGGAGGAAGCCGAGGATTATGTCTCTCAACTGCGGATGGAGCGATCCAAAGGGGATATCAGCAAGATCAAACGGTATATTGATGCAAATTATACCGAGAACATCAATCTCAAAAGCATTGCTGCGCTCTTCTATATGAATCCCGTCTATCTTGGGCGATTATTCCGCAAAAGCTACAATCAATACTTTAATGACTATCTGCTGAACCTGCGGATTCATGAGGCGAAGAAGTTACTGCGCCAGACGGATCTGAGAATGTACGAGGTTGCTGCACGCGTAGGATTTCAGAATGCGGACTATTTTGTAACCCAGTTTGAGAAACTTGTTAAGTTATCGCCTACAGAGTATCGCAATCTCCTTATGGGAAATGAGCAGCGAGGTGCACAATGCCAAGATGGAACCTGA
- a CDS encoding ABC transporter substrate-binding protein, which yields MLKPKFRTAGLAVLLTVLLAGCSQNNSSSSPSATGDDENSPVTFSYYMFSPGKKDALASETTIGKALQEQTGVDWKMEYLVGDSATKAGVMIASGDYPDVISSSGEMSKLLDAGAYIPLDDLIEEYGPNIKRVYGPYFDKMKNAEDGKIYALPYTANQGEYSGSPNVGGGAFWIQRSVLKEFDYPKITTLDEYFDLIQDYKEKHPTVDGAETIGFVSLAGVANNFFTLQNPAMHLAGYPNDGSVMVDMTTHEAKVVAGTDAQKKWIQKLNEINAQGMLDPESFTMNKDQYLAKLTSGRVLGYFNYGWQIGDASKNLLSAGIDEKRYAPLPIVFDEGIKDQYVDPPGFVNNYATGISVNAKDPVRIIKYFDNLLKEENQVLVQWGIKDETYSVDEKGRFYYANEDQRKAHDDLELSRKFGFTYFGTDWPKYGGESTLTDGNAYSPGNQPEVAAASYTEGDKKFLDAYGIQTFSELFNKPEERPWFPAWSIALEQGSPEQIFTTKSDDLQRKYLPEMILGAPSNFDKLWDAYMAELNKLDKAGYEATITKVVKDRVAGKW from the coding sequence ATGTTAAAACCAAAATTTAGAACAGCAGGTTTAGCTGTATTACTGACAGTTTTGCTGGCTGGGTGCAGTCAAAACAACTCGTCATCATCACCTTCAGCCACAGGTGATGATGAGAACAGTCCAGTCACGTTCTCGTATTACATGTTCTCTCCAGGCAAGAAGGATGCTCTGGCAAGCGAAACAACAATCGGTAAAGCGTTGCAAGAGCAGACAGGTGTGGACTGGAAGATGGAATATCTGGTAGGTGATAGTGCTACAAAAGCCGGTGTCATGATTGCGAGTGGAGACTATCCTGATGTCATTAGCTCCAGTGGTGAGATGTCCAAGTTACTGGATGCCGGTGCCTATATTCCGCTGGATGATCTGATTGAGGAATACGGACCTAATATCAAAAGGGTGTATGGACCATATTTCGATAAAATGAAAAATGCCGAAGACGGAAAAATCTATGCACTGCCTTATACGGCTAATCAGGGTGAGTATTCAGGTAGTCCAAATGTGGGCGGAGGAGCTTTCTGGATTCAACGATCTGTGCTCAAAGAGTTTGATTATCCCAAGATCACTACACTGGATGAATATTTTGATCTGATTCAGGATTACAAGGAAAAACATCCAACTGTCGACGGTGCAGAGACAATCGGATTTGTGTCACTTGCGGGTGTGGCTAATAACTTCTTCACACTGCAAAATCCAGCCATGCATCTTGCCGGTTATCCGAACGATGGCAGTGTCATGGTAGACATGACTACCCATGAGGCAAAAGTCGTCGCGGGAACAGATGCTCAGAAAAAATGGATTCAGAAGTTAAATGAAATCAATGCTCAAGGGATGCTGGATCCCGAATCCTTTACGATGAACAAAGACCAGTATTTGGCCAAACTGACTTCGGGTCGTGTGTTAGGATACTTCAATTATGGCTGGCAGATTGGTGACGCTTCGAAAAACCTGCTCTCGGCAGGCATTGATGAGAAACGTTATGCACCACTTCCGATTGTGTTTGATGAAGGAATTAAGGATCAATATGTTGATCCTCCCGGCTTCGTCAACAACTATGCAACAGGTATCTCGGTGAATGCCAAAGACCCTGTTCGTATCATCAAATACTTTGATAATTTGCTGAAGGAAGAGAATCAGGTTCTGGTGCAATGGGGCATCAAGGACGAGACGTACAGTGTGGATGAAAAGGGCCGATTTTATTATGCAAATGAAGATCAACGCAAGGCTCATGATGATCTGGAGCTCAGCCGTAAATTCGGGTTCACCTACTTTGGCACAGACTGGCCGAAATATGGCGGTGAATCTACACTAACCGATGGTAACGCTTATAGCCCTGGCAACCAGCCAGAAGTAGCCGCTGCATCTTACACCGAGGGAGACAAGAAGTTCCTTGATGCCTACGGTATCCAAACCTTTAGTGAATTATTTAACAAACCGGAGGAGCGGCCATGGTTCCCCGCATGGTCCATCGCCCTTGAGCAAGGATCACCTGAACAGATCTTCACCACCAAATCGGATGATCTGCAACGTAAATACTTACCGGAAATGATCTTGGGAGCACCCTCGAATTTTGATAAGCTGTGGGATGCTTACATGGCTGAATTGAACAAATTGGACAAAGCTGGTTATGAAGCGACGATTACCAAAGTTGTGAAGGATCGTGTCGCAGGAAAATGGTAA
- a CDS encoding glycoside hydrolase family 3 N-terminal domain-containing protein, with amino-acid sequence MHVKWMTMIGAVLGSILIGVGSAAAEETFVDLKHSKWAEDGITYMAKRGTVAGYGHGIFKPEALVTRAQAVTFMVRELYPDQLQSAVGGTTYSDVPTTHPFHREIMIAAKNGLASGFPNGTFRPDAPLSRAETAAFLTRAYSLEQGKNPAKWTDTDKHWAAAPILIMSSNGLVGGYSDATFRPNQAVTRAEYAVFMARVIRFEREAAIRTQDWDKLISYMTVSEQVGQMLMPDIRQWNGKATTTVNEGLKRTIHDQDLGGLILFDKNIADVRQLTTFTHDIQREAGDIPLFLSIDQEGGVIKRIPGGTNLPGQMALGATGDAALAEAAGQLTGEELKALGLQINFAPVLDINSNPDNPIIGIRSFGSDTDLVTRLGLATIQGLQQSGVMAAVKHFPGHGDTKVDSHLGMPVLTHNRERLDAVELKPFQAAIKNGVEMIMTAHIAFPAIDNEHVTSLKDGERVPIPATLSKKVLTGLLRGELGYEGLIISDAFTMNAIAEHFGENQSVERAVSAGVDIILMPKDSAAAHQTLVNAVNNGTIKDETIHASVKRILEMKAKYGLFERSQTLAQKLTQLNGIIGSKEHRAVEQKIAERAVTVLSSREGVLPDQIQQGDRVVIVAAEQDQAKQLEKQLLQAANNLSLKTEIALVGQDKMNETLQAIGKANYVILASYQFRNVASQFGWSEYQSLINAMNQSNQRYTLLSLGNPYEMIYLQNVRSGLAVYGKQEPNTSAGIKVLLGQLKAGGQLPVQTD; translated from the coding sequence ATGCATGTAAAATGGATGACGATGATTGGTGCTGTTCTCGGCTCTATACTTATAGGGGTGGGATCGGCAGCTGCGGAAGAAACGTTTGTTGATTTAAAGCATTCAAAGTGGGCAGAGGATGGCATCACGTATATGGCGAAACGGGGAACAGTGGCTGGATACGGCCATGGGATTTTCAAGCCTGAGGCACTTGTGACACGGGCACAAGCCGTCACTTTTATGGTGCGGGAGCTTTATCCAGATCAGCTTCAGAGCGCAGTGGGAGGCACAACCTATTCGGATGTTCCAACTACACACCCTTTCCATCGAGAAATCATGATAGCTGCTAAAAATGGACTTGCGAGTGGTTTCCCTAACGGAACCTTCCGTCCGGACGCACCGCTTAGCCGCGCAGAGACTGCGGCCTTCCTTACAAGGGCATATTCACTCGAACAAGGTAAGAATCCCGCAAAATGGACCGATACAGACAAACATTGGGCGGCAGCACCCATTCTTATTATGAGTTCAAACGGCTTGGTCGGTGGTTATTCGGATGCCACTTTCCGTCCAAATCAAGCTGTCACGCGCGCTGAATATGCCGTATTTATGGCGAGAGTGATTCGCTTCGAACGTGAAGCGGCCATTCGGACACAAGATTGGGACAAACTGATATCCTATATGACGGTAAGTGAGCAAGTTGGTCAGATGCTTATGCCCGACATTAGGCAATGGAATGGTAAAGCGACAACGACCGTTAATGAGGGGCTGAAACGCACTATCCATGATCAGGACTTGGGTGGACTCATTCTATTTGACAAAAATATTGCAGACGTGAGGCAGCTTACAACGTTCACACATGATATACAAAGAGAAGCAGGTGACATACCGCTATTTCTTAGCATTGACCAAGAAGGTGGTGTGATTAAGCGAATACCAGGCGGTACGAACCTGCCAGGTCAGATGGCACTGGGTGCAACTGGAGATGCAGCGCTTGCCGAAGCGGCTGGTCAGCTGACAGGGGAGGAGCTGAAGGCACTGGGATTGCAGATCAATTTTGCGCCAGTGCTGGACATCAACAGCAATCCAGATAACCCCATCATCGGTATAAGGTCGTTTGGCTCGGATACGGATTTGGTGACACGGCTTGGTTTGGCAACGATACAGGGCTTGCAGCAATCCGGGGTCATGGCGGCAGTGAAGCATTTTCCTGGGCACGGAGATACCAAGGTAGATTCCCATCTGGGTATGCCGGTACTAACTCATAATCGCGAGCGGCTGGATGCTGTAGAATTAAAGCCATTTCAGGCTGCAATCAAAAATGGTGTAGAGATGATTATGACCGCTCATATTGCTTTTCCTGCCATAGATAACGAACATGTGACTTCGCTCAAAGACGGTGAACGTGTGCCGATTCCTGCCACCTTATCGAAAAAGGTACTGACAGGACTTCTTCGCGGAGAGCTGGGATATGAAGGTCTCATTATTTCCGATGCTTTCACCATGAATGCAATTGCGGAGCATTTTGGGGAAAATCAATCGGTAGAACGCGCCGTTTCCGCAGGTGTTGATATCATCCTAATGCCAAAAGATTCAGCAGCGGCCCATCAAACGCTGGTGAATGCGGTGAACAATGGAACGATCAAGGATGAAACCATACACGCATCTGTGAAACGAATCTTGGAGATGAAAGCGAAATATGGTTTGTTTGAACGCAGCCAGACTCTTGCGCAAAAGCTTACTCAGCTTAACGGTATTATTGGATCGAAGGAGCATCGAGCGGTGGAACAGAAAATCGCAGAGCGAGCGGTCACCGTACTCAGTAGCCGCGAAGGTGTGCTTCCGGATCAGATTCAGCAAGGCGATCGGGTTGTTATTGTCGCAGCCGAGCAGGATCAGGCGAAACAGCTTGAAAAACAACTGTTGCAAGCCGCTAATAACCTGTCGTTAAAGACTGAAATTGCACTTGTTGGACAAGACAAAATGAATGAAACGCTCCAGGCAATTGGCAAAGCCAATTATGTCATTCTTGCTTCTTACCAATTCCGGAATGTAGCCAGCCAGTTCGGATGGAGCGAGTATCAATCCTTGATCAATGCGATGAACCAGAGTAATCAGCGATATACGCTGTTGTCATTGGGTAACCCTTACGAGATGATCTATCTTCAGAACGTGCGTTCAGGGCTTGCAGTGTATGGAAAGCAGGAGCCAAACACGTCTGCCGGGATCAAAGTTTTGCTTGGTCAACTGAAAGCTGGAGGACAGTTGCCCGTACAAACGGATTAA
- a CDS encoding ABC transporter substrate-binding protein, with protein sequence MFRKRNIITGLAILLAVTLAGCNKASPEASYPDSNDNTPVTFKYFTFGGGKKDILASSTTIGKKLQEQTGVDWKMEYLVGDGATKAGVLIASGDYPDIIDSSGEMAKLMDAGSFIPLDELIDQYGPNIKRVYGPYMDKFRQEDGKIYFLPYTANIGYVSEPNFQTGFYIQRAVLKEFNYPKIKTLDEYFDLIEQYKQKHPQIDGKETIGFATLAGESGSFFTLLNPAMHLAGYPNDGSVMVDMQSHEAKLVAGSDYQKQWIQKLSEVNAQGMFDPESFTMNQDQYLAKLTSGRVLGYFSYSWQVGDATNNLKKAGIDDKRYVSLPIVFDDSVKDQYVDPPGFVNNYGVGITVNAKDPVRIIKYFDNLLREENQILVQWGIEDETYSVNDEGRFYFENDDQRKAHEDPELSRKFGFDYFNYSWPRYGNNSVLEDGNAYGPGNQPEVATYSYTDGDKLLLEKYGVETFTELFSTPDERPWSPAWSIALEQGSPEQIFITKAEDLQKKYLPKMIMDSPSTFENTWNEYMSQLNQLDKKTYEATITQAVKDRVAGKW encoded by the coding sequence ATGTTTAGAAAAAGAAACATTATAACAGGTCTGGCCATTTTACTGGCTGTAACCCTGGCAGGTTGTAATAAAGCCAGCCCGGAAGCCTCTTATCCTGACAGTAATGACAACACCCCGGTCACCTTTAAATATTTCACGTTTGGCGGTGGCAAGAAGGACATTCTGGCAAGCAGCACGACCATTGGCAAGAAGTTACAGGAACAAACAGGCGTTGACTGGAAAATGGAATATCTGGTCGGCGACGGTGCAACCAAGGCAGGTGTATTGATTGCGAGTGGGGATTACCCCGACATCATCGACTCCAGTGGTGAAATGGCCAAATTGATGGATGCAGGATCTTTTATCCCGCTGGATGAACTGATCGATCAATACGGGCCTAACATCAAGCGAGTATACGGGCCTTATATGGACAAATTCAGACAGGAGGATGGAAAGATATATTTCTTGCCATACACTGCCAACATCGGTTATGTGTCAGAGCCTAATTTTCAGACCGGCTTTTATATTCAGCGTGCTGTGTTAAAAGAGTTCAACTATCCCAAGATCAAAACGCTGGACGAATATTTTGACTTGATTGAGCAATACAAGCAAAAGCATCCGCAGATCGATGGAAAAGAAACCATCGGCTTCGCCACACTTGCGGGTGAGTCGGGCAGCTTCTTCACCCTGCTAAATCCGGCCATGCATCTGGCAGGTTATCCAAACGATGGCAGTGTGATGGTGGATATGCAGAGCCATGAAGCCAAACTGGTAGCCGGATCTGATTATCAGAAACAATGGATTCAGAAGCTGAGCGAGGTTAACGCACAGGGGATGTTTGATCCCGAATCCTTCACAATGAACCAGGATCAGTATCTCGCCAAGTTGACATCCGGTCGGGTGCTGGGATATTTCAGTTACTCCTGGCAGGTTGGAGACGCAACGAACAACCTCAAGAAGGCTGGTATTGACGACAAACGTTACGTATCACTACCGATCGTATTTGATGACAGTGTCAAAGACCAGTATGTGGACCCGCCAGGTTTTGTGAACAACTACGGTGTCGGAATTACCGTAAATGCCAAAGATCCTGTGCGAATTATTAAATATTTTGATAATTTGCTCAGGGAAGAAAACCAGATTCTGGTTCAATGGGGTATCGAGGACGAGACGTATAGTGTGAATGATGAGGGTCGCTTTTACTTTGAAAATGATGACCAACGCAAGGCACATGAAGATCCGGAATTAAGTCGTAAGTTCGGCTTTGACTATTTTAATTACAGCTGGCCTCGTTACGGCAATAACTCCGTACTGGAGGATGGCAACGCCTATGGACCAGGCAATCAACCAGAAGTGGCTACCTATAGTTACACGGACGGTGACAAGCTGTTGTTAGAGAAATATGGTGTGGAGACATTCACAGAACTATTCAGCACACCGGATGAGCGTCCTTGGTCTCCTGCTTGGTCCATTGCATTGGAGCAGGGCTCTCCTGAACAGATTTTCATCACCAAGGCAGAAGATCTCCAGAAGAAATATTTACCCAAAATGATTATGGATTCACCTTCCACTTTCGAGAACACATGGAATGAATATATGAGTCAATTGAATCAACTCGACAAGAAAACATACGAAGCTACGATAACACAGGCAGTGAAGGATCGTGTAGCTGGAAAATGGTGA
- a CDS encoding carbohydrate ABC transporter permease, whose product MQKGNTSRLRNSSTGDRAFDTINIIFMVCLMIVTIYPFANMIAVSFNNANDAIRGGIYLWPRVWTLDNYKYIFGESDIYHATLISALRTVIGTVVSVFCTAMLAYTVSRQEFVLRKFVTMFFVFTMYFSGGLIPGYLLIRDLGLIGSFWVYIIPGVIGVFNMIVIRSFIEGLPEGILESARIDGAGEFTTFIRVVLPLTIPAMATVSLFVAVGQWNSWFDVFLYNSSNKELSTLQYELMKILQTSTTSATSSASDAYQSAESNATAVTPTSIRATMTIIASVPILMVYPFLQKYFVQGMTIGGVKG is encoded by the coding sequence ATGCAAAAAGGAAACACATCCCGCTTGCGGAATAGCAGCACCGGGGATCGAGCGTTTGACACCATTAACATCATCTTCATGGTATGTCTGATGATTGTGACGATTTATCCCTTTGCTAATATGATTGCCGTATCCTTCAACAATGCAAATGATGCCATTCGGGGTGGAATATATCTATGGCCTCGTGTATGGACACTGGACAACTACAAATACATTTTTGGCGAATCCGATATATATCACGCAACTCTGATCTCGGCACTGCGTACGGTCATTGGAACCGTGGTGTCCGTTTTCTGTACAGCCATGCTAGCATATACGGTTAGTCGTCAGGAATTTGTGCTTCGCAAGTTTGTTACGATGTTTTTTGTATTCACCATGTACTTCAGCGGGGGGTTGATCCCCGGTTATCTGCTGATTCGAGACCTTGGATTGATCGGTTCCTTCTGGGTATATATCATTCCGGGTGTAATCGGTGTCTTCAATATGATTGTCATCCGTTCATTTATTGAAGGTCTTCCTGAAGGTATTCTGGAGTCAGCCCGTATTGACGGGGCAGGGGAGTTCACGACATTTATCCGCGTTGTCCTGCCACTAACGATTCCCGCAATGGCAACCGTATCACTCTTTGTAGCTGTGGGACAATGGAATTCCTGGTTCGATGTATTCCTGTACAACTCTTCCAATAAAGAATTAAGCACGTTGCAATATGAGTTGATGAAGATTCTGCAAACTTCGACGACCTCAGCGACTTCATCAGCAAGTGATGCTTATCAGTCTGCCGAGAGCAATGCAACGGCGGTCACACCAACCTCGATTCGAGCGACCATGACCATTATTGCAAGTGTTCCTATTCTGATGGTGTATCCGTTCTTACAGAAATACTTTGTACAGGGCATGACAATTGGTGGAGTGAAGGGGTAG
- a CDS encoding sensor histidine kinase: MKLRDKLLLMYVLSVFIPIVVTNVVFYNVTSANIRSQKTRDAGMALNNLKNDLRVTIDQGVGLSYSLYTDPVFNDTISRSFQSHFEYIDAYNSYLKGQFSGQMNQGIRWYQVYTDNSTILSSGYIDRLTDDVRNSDWYVQFQAYSAPYPALISSDQMLSLVQRLDNLDTGGREQLLKIDLNMDMIKQYFHNSGFDGKVYLLDPGGHIQFSNDPTAEEAQIGKRYSEIQFPNKMIPFELTYTGINYLEGWSLQGVMDEEIVLKEVRKSRSFVVWLACINFVLPSIIIAAMSRTIHVRLVRILKHMKKVKTQNFQTIPPEDARDEIGQLTMEFNRMTETIHNLIHEVYLADIQKKDLELKQQQAQLHALHSQINPHFLFNTLESVRMRSLIKGERETAKIVHNMAKMFRKSISWNQNDVTVKEELELIESFLQIQKYRFGEKLQYTIEADPAVLMYRIPKMVILPFVENASIHGIESSPGVGIIQLFVSMENDQLHIRLTDNGIGMSHAKLEELLSYLDQNTDMGEHVGMKNAYSRLKLCYKNHFTFDIQTWEGEGTHIQIKLPLDPSAMPGD; this comes from the coding sequence ATGAAGCTTCGAGATAAGCTACTGCTCATGTATGTCTTATCTGTGTTTATTCCCATCGTTGTTACCAATGTGGTGTTCTACAATGTCACATCCGCCAATATTCGTAGTCAGAAAACTCGTGATGCCGGCATGGCCTTGAACAATCTGAAGAACGACCTGCGGGTAACCATTGATCAGGGCGTCGGTCTCTCTTATTCGTTATATACTGACCCTGTATTCAACGACACCATCTCCCGTTCATTTCAAAGTCATTTTGAGTACATTGACGCTTATAATTCCTATTTAAAAGGGCAATTCTCCGGTCAAATGAATCAGGGAATTCGCTGGTATCAAGTGTATACCGATAATTCTACCATTTTATCTTCCGGTTATATTGATCGTTTAACTGACGATGTCCGCAACTCGGACTGGTACGTTCAATTTCAGGCATACTCCGCCCCTTATCCGGCACTGATCTCATCGGATCAGATGTTAAGCCTGGTTCAAAGGCTCGACAATCTGGACACTGGGGGGAGAGAGCAGTTACTTAAAATTGACCTGAATATGGATATGATCAAGCAGTATTTCCACAACAGCGGATTTGATGGAAAAGTGTATCTTCTTGATCCGGGGGGACACATCCAATTTTCAAATGATCCTACAGCAGAAGAAGCTCAGATAGGGAAACGTTACAGCGAGATCCAGTTTCCGAACAAAATGATTCCCTTTGAACTTACGTATACAGGCATTAACTATCTGGAAGGGTGGTCCCTGCAAGGGGTGATGGATGAAGAAATTGTGTTGAAGGAGGTGCGGAAGTCCCGTTCCTTCGTCGTATGGCTGGCTTGCATTAATTTTGTCCTGCCTTCTATTATCATCGCGGCTATGTCCAGAACCATCCATGTCAGGCTGGTGCGCATTCTGAAACATATGAAAAAAGTAAAAACACAGAATTTCCAGACGATTCCGCCTGAAGATGCAAGAGATGAAATAGGTCAACTCACGATGGAATTTAATCGAATGACCGAGACGATCCATAACCTGATTCATGAGGTATATCTCGCTGACATCCAAAAGAAAGACCTGGAGTTAAAGCAGCAACAAGCACAGCTTCATGCGCTCCATAGTCAGATCAACCCGCATTTTTTGTTTAATACGCTGGAGTCGGTACGTATGCGGAGCCTCATCAAAGGCGAGAGAGAGACTGCCAAAATTGTGCATAACATGGCCAAGATGTTTCGCAAGTCAATTAGTTGGAATCAGAATGATGTGACAGTGAAGGAAGAATTGGAACTCATCGAGAGTTTTTTGCAAATTCAGAAATACCGCTTTGGAGAAAAACTTCAATATACCATTGAGGCAGATCCTGCGGTACTGATGTACCGAATCCCCAAGATGGTTATCCTTCCCTTTGTTGAAAATGCAAGTATTCATGGAATTGAGTCATCTCCGGGTGTAGGTATCATTCAACTCTTCGTTTCAATGGAAAATGACCAGCTCCATATCAGACTAACGGATAACGGTATAGGGATGTCACATGCAAAATTGGAAGAGTTGTTAAGTTACCTGGATCAAAACACCGATATGGGAGAGCATGTTGGCATGAAAAATGCGTATAGTCGCTTAAAACTTTGTTATAAAAATCACTTTACATTCGACATCCAGACATGGGAAGGAGAAGGAACCCATATCCAAATTAAGCTTCCACTTGATCCATCAGCCATGCCAGGCGACTAA
- a CDS encoding ABC transporter permease: MPPASNPKGTRAHSFFKRLVQQRTLAWMCIPFVIWAFIFKYLPLWGWTMAFQNFKPARSFSDQQWVGWQHFSTLFEDNTFYRVLRNTLVMSSIKLVLGFVTAITLALLLNELKNVIFKRFVQTVSYLPHFISWVVASSIVLTVLSPDGIINLLLMKLHLIDSPVLWMGKGEYFWGILGATEVWKDVGWNTIIYLAAITAIDPAQYEAAEIDGASRFKRMLYITLPGLKPVIVILLIMNMGSILESGFEPQYLLGNGMNMDYSENLDIFVLKYGLGMGNFSLGTAAGIFKTVVSFIFLFSANYIAKKMGESRLF, encoded by the coding sequence ATGCCGCCAGCCTCGAATCCGAAGGGAACCAGAGCACATTCGTTCTTCAAACGTCTTGTGCAACAACGAACACTTGCCTGGATGTGTATACCTTTTGTCATCTGGGCTTTTATCTTCAAGTACCTGCCGTTATGGGGATGGACCATGGCTTTTCAGAATTTCAAACCGGCGAGGTCCTTCTCGGATCAGCAGTGGGTAGGCTGGCAGCATTTTAGTACGTTGTTTGAAGACAATACCTTCTACCGGGTGCTGCGCAATACGCTTGTCATGAGTTCCATTAAACTGGTGTTGGGATTTGTGACAGCAATTACACTGGCCCTCTTGTTGAATGAACTGAAAAATGTCATATTTAAACGCTTTGTGCAAACCGTCAGTTATCTGCCTCACTTTATTTCATGGGTTGTTGCCTCCAGCATTGTGTTAACCGTACTGTCACCAGACGGAATTATCAATCTGCTGTTAATGAAGCTTCATCTAATTGACAGTCCCGTACTATGGATGGGGAAAGGTGAATACTTCTGGGGTATTCTGGGGGCAACTGAGGTCTGGAAGGATGTCGGCTGGAACACCATTATCTATCTGGCAGCGATTACGGCAATTGATCCGGCACAATATGAGGCTGCAGAGATTGATGGAGCCAGTCGCTTCAAACGGATGTTATATATCACGCTGCCTGGCTTGAAACCGGTTATTGTGATCTTGTTGATCATGAACATGGGAAGTATTCTGGAATCCGGATTCGAGCCACAATATCTGTTGGGTAACGGGATGAATATGGATTATTCGGAGAATCTGGACATCTTTGTACTGAAATATGGATTAGGGATGGGGAACTTTTCCTTGGGTACAGCAGCCGGCATATTCAAAACTGTGGTCAGCTTCATCTTCCTTTTCTCAGCGAACTATATAGCGAAAAAAATGGGAGAGAGCAGACTATTCTAA